The sequence AAATCCTATTTCACCTGTATAACCAGTTCTTGAGACAAGAATTGGATAACCCTTCTTTGTAAAAACAGCTGAATTATCATTAGAGAAAACTTTGTTAAAATACCCTTTGAATGTAAAAGGTTTCATATCATATAATAATTGAGGTGTCTCTAGTATATTGCATAGTGTTTTAACAGATAATGGACCTTGTAAATCTATTTTTCCTATTTTATCACTTAGGTCAATTATCTCACAGTTTTCGTTAAAATGTTCAAAGTGGGGTACAATCTTTTTATTCATTGATGCATTTACTACAGAGATGTATAAATTATTATCTAACTGGAATATGATTGTATCATCAATAACATGGGCATTTTCATCTAAATAAACAGAATACACACTTGATAGATTGTCTAAGGGCAATTTATTTTTACCAATTGCCCTCTCTAAATCTTTAGTTGTTAGTTTTTGTAAGAGACTACGAGATGATTTACCTCTTATTATAATAGTAGACATATGACTTGTATCAAAAAGTCCAGCTCTTAATAAAACTGCAAAATGTTCCTCTTTTGCCCCACTTTTAAACCAAAGTGGCATTTCATAGCCACCAAATTCTTTAAAGGAGGCACCATTTTTTTTATGGGTATTATATAGATAAGTTTTTTTCAACATACTATAACTTTAGTAAATAATAAATAACGTGTCAATTAAATCATAAAAAATGGAAGATTATATGGGTTATAGTTGATTTATTATGTTAGTTTTTGGTTTATAAAATCTAGTATTTCTAAATAATTGTTTTTCACAGCATTATAGTATTTTTCTGGGATTTTCAT comes from Deferribacterota bacterium and encodes:
- a CDS encoding aminomethyl transferase family protein → MLKKTYLYNTHKKNGASFKEFGGYEMPLWFKSGAKEEHFAVLLRAGLFDTSHMSTIIIRGKSSRSLLQKLTTKDLERAIGKNKLPLDNLSSVYSVYLDENAHVIDDTIIFQLDNNLYISVVNASMNKKIVPHFEHFNENCEIIDLSDKIGKIDLQGPLSVKTLCNILETPQLLYDMKPFTFKGYFNKVFSNDNSAVFTKKGYPILVSRTGYTGEIGFEIFVDLEYIEDLWFSLSEKRGETVEYCGLAARDTLRVGAKLPLSHQDIGEWPFVNNPWTFVLPYNEDKTGFTKDFLGATKLLKNKYNEYTYPFVGFDLRKVPSGGKALVLDKNNNEIGTVLTCVTEPSIDRYNHKIYTITSPDKPEDLQIKGLSSGFIKVNRKLDLNDRVYLKYGKRVIEVEIVNTIRSNLTARKKITNFL